The following coding sequences lie in one Nycticebus coucang isolate mNycCou1 chromosome 18, mNycCou1.pri, whole genome shotgun sequence genomic window:
- the ALDH3A1 gene encoding aldehyde dehydrogenase, dimeric NADP-preferring, with protein sequence MSKISEAVKRARAAFSSGRTRPLQFRVQQLEALRRMIQEREQDIAGALAADLHKNEWNSYYEEVVYVLEEIDYMIQKLPEWAADEPVEKTPQTQHDESYIHSEPLGVVLVIGTWNYPFNLTIQPMVGAIAAGNAVVLKPSELSENTANLLATLIPQYLDKDLFPVINGGVPETTEVLKERFDHILYTGSTGVGKIVMTAAAKHLTPVTLELGGKSPCYVDKNCDLDVACRRIAWGKFMNSGQTCVAPDYILCDPSIQNHIVEKLKKSLKEFYGEDARKSQDYGRIINSRHFQRVMGLIEGQKVAHGGTGDAAARYIAPTILTDVDPQAPVMQEEIFGPVLPIVCVRSLEDAIQFINQREKPLALYVFSSNDKVIKKMIAETSSGGVTANDVIVHITVHSLPFGGVGNSGMGSYHGKKSFETFSHRRSCLVRSLLNEEVLKVRYPPSHAKATRR encoded by the exons ATGAGCAAGATCAGCGAGGCGGTGAAGCGGGCGCGGGCGGCCTTCAGCTCGGGCAGGACCCGCCCGCTGCAGTTCCGGGTCCAGCAGCTGGAGGCGCTGCGGCGGATGATCCAGGAGCGCGAGCAGGACATCGCGGGCGCGCTGGCCGCCGACCTGCACAAG AATGAATGGAATTCCTACTATGAGGAGGTGGTGTACGTCCTGGAGGAGATTGACTACATGATCCAGAAGCTCCCTGAGTGGGCTGCGGATGAGCCGGTGGAGAAGACACCTCAGACCCAGCACGATGAGTCCTACATCCACTCGGAGCCCCTGGGCGTGGTCCTCGTCATTGGAACCTGGAACTACCCCTTCAACCTCACCATCCAGCCCATGGTGGGCGCCATCGCTGCAG GGAACGCAGTGGTCCTCAAACCCTCCGAGCTGAGTGAGAACACGGCAAACCTGCTGGCCACCCTCATCCCTCAGTACCTGGACAAG GATTTGTTCCCAGTCATCAACGGGGGTGTCCCTGAGACCACAGAGGTGCTCAAGGAGAGGTTCGACCACATCCTGTACACAGGCAGCACAGGGGTGGGGAAGATTGTCATGACAGCTGCTGCCAAGCACCTGACACCTGTCACCCTGGAGCTGGGAGGAAAGAGCCCCTGCTACGTAGACAAGAACTGCGATCTGGACGTAGCCTGCCG GCGCATTGCCTGGGGGAAGTTCATGAACAGCGGCCAGACCTGTGTGGCCCCTGACTACATCCTCTGTGATCCCTCGATCCAGAATCATATCGTGGAGAAGCTCAAAAAGTCACTGAAA GAGTTCTACGGGGAAGATGCCAGGAAGTCCCAGGACTATGGACGAATCATTAACTCCCGGCACTTCCAGAGGGTGATGGGCCTGATAGAGGGCCAGAAAGTGGCCCATGGGGGCACTGGGGACGCTGCCGCCCGCTACATAG CCCCCACCATCCTCACGGATGTGGACCCCCAGGCCCCTGTGATGCAGGAGGAGATCTTTGGGCCTGTGCTACCCATCGTGTGCGTGCGCAGCCTGGAAGACGCCATCCAGTTCATCAATCAGCGTGAGAAGCCCCTGGCACTCTATGTGTTTTCCAGCAATGACAAG GTGATTAAGAAGATGATTGCAGAGACATCAAGTGGAGGGGTGACAGCCAATGACGTCATCGTGCACATCACGGTGCACAGTCTGCCCTTCGGGGGTGTGG GGAACAGTGGCATGGGGTCCTACCACGGCAAGAAGAGCTTCGAGACCTTCTCTCACCGGCGCTCTTGCCTGGTGAGGTCTCTGCTGAATGAGGAGGTCCTCAAAGTCAGATACCCACCGAGCCATGCCAAG GCGACCCGGCGCTGA